The genomic segment TGAAATTTATTGTTCGAAAGACCTTAGAAAATGGAATTACCTTGGGTTGGTATGGAGTATAGAAAAAGATGGAGGCTGGGAAAAACAATGGCGTGAACTTCACGGCAAACCTGTTCGTTCCATTTGGGCTCCGGAGATCCATTATATCCATCATAATTACTATATCTGTTTCAGCATGCCACCAGGGGGGATTGCAATTCTTAAAAGTATAACCGGCAAACCTGAGGGGCCCTATGTACATGCAACAGATCCCGGCAAACCCTTATTGGGTGGTATTGGACCAATTCCTGCATCATTCCTGATTGACCCGTCGTTATTTGAAGACGAAGACGGAAAGGTATATTTTGTCCAGGGTCCTGGTGATCAAATTACCCGTATGAAAGACGATCTGAGCGACTTTGCAGAACCGCTTCATCATATTACCCTCTCTGATCCTGATACAGCACTTTGTCACCATTCCAAAGCTTGTTCATCTAAGGGTTACAGGGATTTGGGCTTCGAAGGAGCTACTTTGTTTAAACATAATGGGAAATATTATCTGGGTTCGACAGATAAATATGAAGGACGCTATTCAATAATGCTTGTTATGTCTGATGATATTTACGGTCCCTATACAGGTCGTTATGAATCAGTTCCCTGCAATGGCGGCACAGGCTTTTTTGAAGCTGAGAATGGCGACTGGTTTACCTGCTTTTTCGGAGATGACAGTCAGGCTCCCTGGCGCGAAAAGCCGGGAATTATAAAAATCGATTTCGATAAAGAGGGAAAAGTATTCATTGCCAAGAATCAGCCCGATTTTATTTTGGCGCCCTCAAAACAGAAAAAGTAACTATCCTAACTAAATTATTAATTGGTTCAGAAAATGACATTCAAAAAATTTATTTTACTGCCGTTTTTTATTTGTTGGTCGATTCTTTCTTTTGCAGGAAACGGAAGTGGTCAAAAATATTCCTTGGCTAATAATCTTTGGAAATCATTATCAACTTATAATGTGGAATGGGATTCCCTTGGACGAAATTCCTCGTATTCCATGCCATTGGGTAACGGTGATATTGCCCTCAATGTGTGGACCGAACGAAACGGAGATATACTATTCTATATTAGTAAGTCTGATGCATGGAACGAAGTTGATAACCTTGTGAAAATAGGTCGCGTGCGGGTTTCGCTTTTTCCCAATCCTTTTGCTTCCGGTGCTTCAGTCAAACAAATTTTATATCTTAGAAATTCTGAAATTCAAATTGCCGGCCTATCTAATAAATCGAATACTTCACTTAAAATCTGGGTTGATGCCAACTTGCCGGTGGTGAGAATTAAGGTCGGTTCTTCACAGAAAATGACCGCCACAATCGCATTTGACCCTTGGCGCACAGCTCCTGAAAATACCCCGGGAGGTTTGATCAGCGCAGATAAAGTTGTTACTTACAAAAATGTTCAGCTGATTTCCTATCATCGCAATGAATCAGCAAAAAATCCTCATTTGTTGAATTTGACTTTTGGCGCCTCCATTGAAGGTAAGGGAATGGCAATAGAGAATGGGAATAAACTTCATTCAGTTTTATCGGCCAATGATATTGATTTTTCTGTTCATGTGCTGACCGCAACAACAAATACTGTTGACGGTTGGCTTTCAAAGATGGAAAAGCAGATTAAAGCGACCGACATGATTAACCCGGTAAAAGCCCGGCTAAATCATGAACGGTGGTGGCAGCAGTTCTGGAACCGTAGTTGGATTTTTGTAGGAGGTGATTCAGATGCTATAACCGTAACCCGTGGGTATGTTTTGCAACGCTTTATCACTGCCTGTGCGGGACGCGGAGTTTATGCCATAAAATTCAATGGTTCTTTATTTACTGTTGATAATCCCTCAGAAAAGCTGGGTAAAGATAAAACTACGGGTAAGGATAATATTGGCCCTGTAAATGCAGATTTTCGAGCTTGGGGTGGCCAGTATTGGTTTCAAAACACGAGGCCTATTTATTGGCCCTGCCTGGCTGCCGGCGATTTCGACATTATGAAACCTCTGTTCTGCATGTTTAGCAACATGCTTCCTGAAAACTTAAAACAAGTCCATATATTTTATAACCATGAGGGAGCCTACTTTGCAGAAACTGCTCCTTTTTGGGGTGGAATACCTGACATAAAACCCGAAAGCAAAGGTGGTTATACATTCCGCTATTTTACTCCTATACTGGAATTAAGCGCCATGATGCTGGATTATTATGACTATACCGGTGATAAACAGTTTTTACGAAACACCCTTATTCCGATAGCATCAGCTGGCCTCACATTTTTTGACCAACATTTTCCCCGCGACAGTCAGGGTAAATTACTTCTTTCTCCGGATAACTCAATTGAGATGTATTGGGATGTAACCAATCCTTTGCCGGATATTGCTGGACTTCATTATGTTATAAACAGGTTGTTGTACCTGCCATCCGGTATGGTTGAGGCGAACTTGCGCAACAAATGGCTGAACTTTTTGAAGATAGTTCCAGACATACCTATGGGATTGAAAAATGGCAAAAAGGTTATTCTACCTTATGCATGTCCGGACAGCGTGAAGTTTCATAATACTGAGAATCCAGAACTATATGCTATTTATCCCTTCAGAATTTATGGCTTGGAAAAACCTGATTATCAGCTTGCGCTTGAGACTTATAATGAGCGGCTTAATAAACGCAGCGGATGTTGGTATCAGGATGTCATTGATGCACCTTTGCTTGGGCTTGCTGATCAGGCTAAAAATGATGTTATATACAATTTTACGAGGTTTGACCGGCTATTGCGCTTCCCTGCTTTTTGGGATCGCAGCCACGATTATATGCCCGACGAAGATAATGGGGGTAACGGCCAGCAAGGCCTTCAAAAAATGCTGATGCAGTGCGATGGACACCGTATTCTATTGTTGCCTGCATGGCCCAAAGAATGGTCATCTGATTTCAAACTTTGTGCTCCATTCAACACTATAGTTGAAGCTTCGGTTAGGTTTGGGAAAATCACCAGTATGAAAGTTACGCCAGCAAGTCGTGAAAAGGATGTGGTGATTTGTTCGGGATCCTTAAAACATTAAGTAATGAGTTGTTAATATGTATATAAGTGAAATTTTTATTTAACTAGCCACATTAA from the Bacteroidota bacterium genome contains:
- a CDS encoding family 43 glycosylhydrolase, whose amino-acid sequence is MSKFKIKKEPGNIVYGIVLYGCLLFTVYVFSTDKAKAQDEIWAAREYPKSTIDSVHFTGAGISGPGKAICENGFGGIAVGVVVSQENKSRLASGSVITSGLIPNIKPLWDVHMRDAVICKGGDGYYYLTGSTGFNIWNYNDGIEIYCSKDLRKWNYLGLVWSIEKDGGWEKQWRELHGKPVRSIWAPEIHYIHHNYYICFSMPPGGIAILKSITGKPEGPYVHATDPGKPLLGGIGPIPASFLIDPSLFEDEDGKVYFVQGPGDQITRMKDDLSDFAEPLHHITLSDPDTALCHHSKACSSKGYRDLGFEGATLFKHNGKYYLGSTDKYEGRYSIMLVMSDDIYGPYTGRYESVPCNGGTGFFEAENGDWFTCFFGDDSQAPWREKPGIIKIDFDKEGKVFIAKNQPDFILAPSKQKK
- a CDS encoding DUF5703 domain-containing protein yields the protein MTFKKFILLPFFICWSILSFAGNGSGQKYSLANNLWKSLSTYNVEWDSLGRNSSYSMPLGNGDIALNVWTERNGDILFYISKSDAWNEVDNLVKIGRVRVSLFPNPFASGASVKQILYLRNSEIQIAGLSNKSNTSLKIWVDANLPVVRIKVGSSQKMTATIAFDPWRTAPENTPGGLISADKVVTYKNVQLISYHRNESAKNPHLLNLTFGASIEGKGMAIENGNKLHSVLSANDIDFSVHVLTATTNTVDGWLSKMEKQIKATDMINPVKARLNHERWWQQFWNRSWIFVGGDSDAITVTRGYVLQRFITACAGRGVYAIKFNGSLFTVDNPSEKLGKDKTTGKDNIGPVNADFRAWGGQYWFQNTRPIYWPCLAAGDFDIMKPLFCMFSNMLPENLKQVHIFYNHEGAYFAETAPFWGGIPDIKPESKGGYTFRYFTPILELSAMMLDYYDYTGDKQFLRNTLIPIASAGLTFFDQHFPRDSQGKLLLSPDNSIEMYWDVTNPLPDIAGLHYVINRLLYLPSGMVEANLRNKWLNFLKIVPDIPMGLKNGKKVILPYACPDSVKFHNTENPELYAIYPFRIYGLEKPDYQLALETYNERLNKRSGCWYQDVIDAPLLGLADQAKNDVIYNFTRFDRLLRFPAFWDRSHDYMPDEDNGGNGQQGLQKMLMQCDGHRILLLPAWPKEWSSDFKLCAPFNTIVEASVRFGKITSMKVTPASREKDVVICSGSLKH